A portion of the Gasterosteus aculeatus chromosome 12, fGasAcu3.hap1.1, whole genome shotgun sequence genome contains these proteins:
- the LOC120831951 gene encoding ubiquitin-like protein 7 isoform X2 codes for MLEMASSDWHLSLKLADHPKSTFHFPDMMPGDVPPGGYRISTLKQLVAAQIPDSIPDPELMELVHCGRKLKDDLTLDACGILSGSTLHILKKIWPEPQSNPEPVNRATAAREFRVFHAALHSLNSAYRDSVYKMLTNKESLDQIIVATPGLRSDPIALGVLQDKDLFVQFTDPNMLDILISSHPALVNAIILVLHSVAGSIPPQASAGSSRNVSAGSYSDMPGGFMFEGMSDDEDDFQSGSPAGPSSRAGGSAGIRPVSLSHSGATGPRPITQSELATALALASTPDSSAVTPTTSSQADPPGGVGPMPTGTPVSNDLFSQALQQALQASNMTALQGRWQSQMQQLRDMGIQDEDLMLRALQATNGDIQAALELIFAGGPGL; via the exons atg TTAGAGATGGCTTCTTCCGACTGGCACCTGTCCCTGAAGTTGGCGGATCATCCCAAATCCACCTTCCACTTCCCGGACATGATGCCGGGGGACGTCCCACCTGGAGGATACCGGATCTCTACTTTGAAACAACTTGTTGCGGCACAGATCCCAGACTCCATCCCGGACCCCGAGCTCATGG AGCTGGTCCACTGCGGGCGGAAGCTCAAGGACGACCTCACTCTGGATGCCTGTGGGATTCTATCTGGATCCACTTTACACATCCTGAAGAAGATTTGGCCAGAGCCACAGAGCAATCCAG AGCCTGTAAACAGAGCAACTGCAGCCAGGGAGTTCAGGGTGTTTCACGCCGCTCTTCACTCCCTAAACTCGGCCTACAGAGACTCT GTATATAAAATGCTGACAAATAAAGAATCTTTGGATCAGATCATCGTGGCTACGCCGGGCCTCAGGTCAGACCCAATTGCTCTAG GGGTGCTCCAAGACAAAGATCTCTTTGTGCAGTTCACAGACCCTAACATGCTGGATAT atTGATCAGTTCACACCCAGCCCTCGTCAACGCCATCATCCTGGTCCTGCACTCCGTGGCAGGCAGCATACCCCCTCAAGCCAGCGCCGGCTCCTCTCGCAACGTCTCTGCCGGTTCCTACAGCGATATGCCGG GGGGCTTCATGTTTGAGGGCATGTCCGACGACGAGGACGATTTCCAGTCT ggCAGCCCAGCAGGCCCCTCCAGCAGGGCAGGGGGCTCGGCGGGAATACGGCCAGTGTCTCTGAGCCACAGTGGAGCGACGGGCCCTCGACCAATAACGCAGAGCGAGCTGGCGACCGCCTTGGCCCTCGCCAGCACTCCTGACAGCAGCGCGGTCACTCCGACAACTTCAAGCCAG GCGGACCCCCCCGGTGGCGTCGGCCCGATGCCAACAGGGACCCCAGTCAGTAACGACCTCTTCAGCCAGGCCCTACAGCAAGCTCTGCAAGCTTCCAACATGACCGCGCTACAA GGCCGCTGGCAGTCCCAAATGCAGCAGCTGAGGGACATGGGGATCCAGGACGAGGATCTGATGCTGAGGGCGCTGCAGGCCACAAATGGTGACATCCAGGCTGCCCTGGAGCTCATATTCGCCGGAGGGCCAGGACTCTGA
- the LOC120831951 gene encoding ubiquitin-like protein 7 isoform X1 — protein MNELEMASSDWHLSLKLADHPKSTFHFPDMMPGDVPPGGYRISTLKQLVAAQIPDSIPDPELMELVHCGRKLKDDLTLDACGILSGSTLHILKKIWPEPQSNPEPVNRATAAREFRVFHAALHSLNSAYRDSVYKMLTNKESLDQIIVATPGLRSDPIALGVLQDKDLFVQFTDPNMLDILISSHPALVNAIILVLHSVAGSIPPQASAGSSRNVSAGSYSDMPGGFMFEGMSDDEDDFQSGSPAGPSSRAGGSAGIRPVSLSHSGATGPRPITQSELATALALASTPDSSAVTPTTSSQADPPGGVGPMPTGTPVSNDLFSQALQQALQASNMTALQGRWQSQMQQLRDMGIQDEDLMLRALQATNGDIQAALELIFAGGPGL, from the exons ATGAATGAG TTAGAGATGGCTTCTTCCGACTGGCACCTGTCCCTGAAGTTGGCGGATCATCCCAAATCCACCTTCCACTTCCCGGACATGATGCCGGGGGACGTCCCACCTGGAGGATACCGGATCTCTACTTTGAAACAACTTGTTGCGGCACAGATCCCAGACTCCATCCCGGACCCCGAGCTCATGG AGCTGGTCCACTGCGGGCGGAAGCTCAAGGACGACCTCACTCTGGATGCCTGTGGGATTCTATCTGGATCCACTTTACACATCCTGAAGAAGATTTGGCCAGAGCCACAGAGCAATCCAG AGCCTGTAAACAGAGCAACTGCAGCCAGGGAGTTCAGGGTGTTTCACGCCGCTCTTCACTCCCTAAACTCGGCCTACAGAGACTCT GTATATAAAATGCTGACAAATAAAGAATCTTTGGATCAGATCATCGTGGCTACGCCGGGCCTCAGGTCAGACCCAATTGCTCTAG GGGTGCTCCAAGACAAAGATCTCTTTGTGCAGTTCACAGACCCTAACATGCTGGATAT atTGATCAGTTCACACCCAGCCCTCGTCAACGCCATCATCCTGGTCCTGCACTCCGTGGCAGGCAGCATACCCCCTCAAGCCAGCGCCGGCTCCTCTCGCAACGTCTCTGCCGGTTCCTACAGCGATATGCCGG GGGGCTTCATGTTTGAGGGCATGTCCGACGACGAGGACGATTTCCAGTCT ggCAGCCCAGCAGGCCCCTCCAGCAGGGCAGGGGGCTCGGCGGGAATACGGCCAGTGTCTCTGAGCCACAGTGGAGCGACGGGCCCTCGACCAATAACGCAGAGCGAGCTGGCGACCGCCTTGGCCCTCGCCAGCACTCCTGACAGCAGCGCGGTCACTCCGACAACTTCAAGCCAG GCGGACCCCCCCGGTGGCGTCGGCCCGATGCCAACAGGGACCCCAGTCAGTAACGACCTCTTCAGCCAGGCCCTACAGCAAGCTCTGCAAGCTTCCAACATGACCGCGCTACAA GGCCGCTGGCAGTCCCAAATGCAGCAGCTGAGGGACATGGGGATCCAGGACGAGGATCTGATGCTGAGGGCGCTGCAGGCCACAAATGGTGACATCCAGGCTGCCCTGGAGCTCATATTCGCCGGAGGGCCAGGACTCTGA